In Streptomyces erythrochromogenes, the DNA window TGACGCCGTGATCGAGCACGGGGTTGAGCGCCATTCGGTCAAGTGCCTTCGCCTGACCCGGCTCGCCGCTCGCCTGACCCGCCAGCCACCAGTCAGGAGCCCGGAAAGCGGCCCTCTGGGCCACCAGTCCGCACGCGGCCGAAACAACACCGTCGAGGATGACGGGCGTACGGCGCACCGCGCACTGGAGCAGGAATCCGGTGATGGCGGCGACGTCCGCACCGCCGACCGCCGCCAGCAGCGCGACCTGGTCGCCCAGGACCGGGCGGGCCCGGCGCAGCGCGTCGCGGATCGCCGCGCACTTGCGCATCCAGGCCAGGTCGTCGATGGGCCGGCCGCCGCGGCCGGTGACCACCGAGGAGTCCGTTCCGCACAGGGCGGCGACGAGGGTCGCGGCGACGGTCGTCCCGCCGACGCTCAGGTCGCCGAGGACGACCAGGTCGGTCCCCGAGTCGGCCTCCTCGTCGGCGATGCGCATGCCGAGCCGCAGCGCGGCCTGCGCCTCCTCGACCGTCAGCGCGTCCTCGACGTCGATCCGGCCGCTCCCGCGCCGGACGCGGTGCGCCACGACGTCCTCGGGGAGCAGCCCGGGATCGCAGTCCAGACCGGCGTCGACGATCCGTATCGTGGCGCCGAACCGGCCGGCCAGGACGGCGACGGGGCTGGCCCCGTCGAGCACGTCCCGCACCAGCTCGTGGCCCGTGGACGCGGCCCGGGCGGAGACCCCCTGGACGGCGATCCCGTGGTCGGCGGCGAACAGCACCACGCGGGGCCGCTCGATGGCCTTGACCGGAACCTGCCCCTGCGCGGCGGCGAGCCACTCGGCGAGTTCGTCGAGCCGCCCCAGCGCGCCGGGCGGTACGGCGAGGCGCTCACGGCGTTCCTCGGCATCACGCCGGACGCCCCCGTCGGGGCGCTCGATCAGATCGGAGAAGTCGTCGAGATTCAGCGTGCTCATCTGCCAGAGAGTACAGCCGGTGAAGCCCTCCCTCAGGCCTCGGCGGGCCCGGCCGTTCCGGCCCCGCCCGGGGCTCCCCGGGCGGCCGAACACCCCGGCGGGGTCTACTCCTTCAGTACCGTCGCCTGTCCCGCGACGACGAGCAGGACGTGCTCGCACTCGCCCGCCACCCGGGCGTTCAGCCGGCCCAGCTCGTCACGGAAACGACGGCCCGAGGCGGTCGCCGGAACGACGCCCGAACCGACCTCGTTGCTCACCAGCACCACCTGGCGGCGGGTCGCGCGGACGGCCGCCACCAGAGCGGCGGTCCGCTCGCCCAGCTCCTGCCGCCCGTGCTCGGCCCAGACCTCGTCGTTCCAGGCACCGGCCCGGTCCATGGCGTCGGTCAGCCACAGCGCCAGGCAGTCGATCAGCAGCGGCGGCCCGTCCTCGGCGAGCAGCGGGACCAGCTCGCACGTCTCCACCGTCCGCCAGCTCGCAGGCCGGCGCTCCCGGTGCAGCCCGACCCGCCGCGCCCATTCCGCGTCCCCGTCCCGGGTGCCCCCGGTGGCGACGTAGACCACCTCGGGGAAGGACTCCAGCCGCCGCTCCGCCTCGACCGACTTGCCCGAGCGGGCCCCGCCCAGCACCAGCGTGCGGCGCGGCAGGTCCGGCACCGCGCGGTAGTCGCCGACGAACACGGTGGTCCCGTCCGGCACCGCCCGCGCCCCGGAGGCCGCCAGCCGGCGCTCCAGCTCCCGGCCCGGCGGCACGTCGTGGTCGAGGTGGACGGCGATCACGTCCGTGTCCGGGCCGACGGCCCCGTTGGCCCGCAGCCGGGCCAGCGCCTCGGGGCGCACCAGCACGTCGGCGAGCACCATGTCGTACGGGCGCTGCCCGGCCCGCCCGGCGGTCCCGGCCGGCGCCCCGCCCGGCGGCAGGTACAGCAGCCGGCCGCCGTCCGGGCCGGTCACCTCGTACCCCGTGCCCGGCGCGTCCATCGGCACCGCCCGCACCCGGTGCCCGGAGATCACCGAGAGCTCCTGCCCGTCCGGCACCCGCCCGGCGGTCGGCAGCCCCGGCGGCAGCTCCACCGCGGGCCCGTCGTGCGGGTGGGTCAGCAGGACCTGCCGCACCCCGGCCAGCGAATGCCCGGCCCGGGCGCCGGCCAGCACCGCACCGGGGGTCAGGTCGAGCAGCAGCGCCCCGTCGACGAGGACCGCCGTGGCGGCGCGCGAGCGCGGCCCGACGGAGACGGCGCAGGCCGCACAGGGGCAGCCGGGGCGGGGCAGCCCCTCGGGGGTACCGGTGCCGAGCAGAGTGAGTTCCACAGGATGATCCTCCCGCGTCGCGGAGACTGCTGCGCGCCCGGTTACTCTGCGGGCAGACTCAAGGCGAGAAGCGTGTGAGCAGCGGACGAGCAACGGAGGCGGACATGGCGTGGACGTGGCGGTTCGAGACGGCCGAGGGCACCGAGACGAGCCCGTCGGTGGTACCCGAGGAGTTCACCACGCAGGGAGACGCGGAGTCCTGGATCGGGGAGTACTGG includes these proteins:
- a CDS encoding bifunctional adenosylcobinamide kinase/adenosylcobinamide-phosphate guanylyltransferase, which gives rise to MELTLLGTGTPEGLPRPGCPCAACAVSVGPRSRAATAVLVDGALLLDLTPGAVLAGARAGHSLAGVRQVLLTHPHDGPAVELPPGLPTAGRVPDGQELSVISGHRVRAVPMDAPGTGYEVTGPDGGRLLYLPPGGAPAGTAGRAGQRPYDMVLADVLVRPEALARLRANGAVGPDTDVIAVHLDHDVPPGRELERRLAASGARAVPDGTTVFVGDYRAVPDLPRRTLVLGGARSGKSVEAERRLESFPEVVYVATGGTRDGDAEWARRVGLHRERRPASWRTVETCELVPLLAEDGPPLLIDCLALWLTDAMDRAGAWNDEVWAEHGRQELGERTAALVAAVRATRRQVVLVSNEVGSGVVPATASGRRFRDELGRLNARVAGECEHVLLVVAGQATVLKE
- the cobT gene encoding nicotinate-nucleotide--dimethylbenzimidazole phosphoribosyltransferase, producing MNLDDFSDLIERPDGGVRRDAEERRERLAVPPGALGRLDELAEWLAAAQGQVPVKAIERPRVVLFAADHGIAVQGVSARAASTGHELVRDVLDGASPVAVLAGRFGATIRIVDAGLDCDPGLLPEDVVAHRVRRGSGRIDVEDALTVEEAQAALRLGMRIADEEADSGTDLVVLGDLSVGGTTVAATLVAALCGTDSSVVTGRGGRPIDDLAWMRKCAAIRDALRRARPVLGDQVALLAAVGGADVAAITGFLLQCAVRRTPVILDGVVSAACGLVAQRAAFRAPDWWLAGQASGEPGQAKALDRMALNPVLDHGVTVGEGTGALLALPLVQAAAALAAELPERAVEEPTE